TTCTTAGGAGTTCTGATGATGACTGACTGATGTCCACATACACCATGTCAGTGCGTGAGATGGTCGCCAGTGGCGTGGTTTGACTGGCGGAGACCAATGCCCCTGCGGTGACCGCCGATATGCCGATTTTACCACTAATCGGAGCCCGAATGATGGTACGACTCATGTCAAGCTGACTGGCATCACGATTTGCCTTGGCGCTGTTGATTGACGCATTGGCTTGATTGACACTGGCTTTGGCAGCCTCGACATTTGCCTGTGCGGTTCTCACGGCAGTTCTGTATTGGTCGTAGAGCTGTTTTGAAACCGCATCAATATCAACCAACCCCTCCACACGAGCCAAATCCGCCCGAGCTTGGGCAAGGGTCGCCTCTTGGGCAGCAAGACTGGCTCTGGCACTAATTAGGCTCGCCTCCGCCGTCTGAATGGCGGCGATACTGCTGTTGGCAGCACTGATGTAGTTATCACGGTTTAGGCGGTACAACTCTTGTCCTGCCTTGACATAACTACCCTCTTGGAAAGCAACAGACTCAATAATGCCCGTCACCTGTGGACGCACCTCAGATGTCTCAACCGCTGTCACACGCCCCGAGAAGGACTTGACCACGGGTATTGACCGAAGGGATACCGTCTGTACTTCTACGGTCGCTGGGGGCATTTGCTGAGCAGCACCCGCTCCTGCACCGCCTGCCCCTTGGTCGTTTTTGCCACAACCCACTAGGGCGGCGGTCGCCACAAGCACAGAAAATGTTAATACTTGTAAATTAAATTTCATAAAAACCTGCTTACTATATATTAGGGCGTGCCTACCATCGATAACATTTTATAAAAATAAGGTAAAACCCAACATTTTAAATCAATTTTTACATGAAAAACGTACAATTCCCCTGCCTTTTTAAACGGGCATTTTTCATTGCAAATATCAAAGGCAGACACACCCCAAAGCAATCATAAAAAAGAGTTTTAGGGTTTTGCTTTTTTGACTATATTAAGAATGTTCACTCCAAAGACTGATGTCAAATCACGGATTAATCAATAAAAACAAAACGCTAAAGCCATTGCATTTTGGATAAAATGCCTGTTTTTTTAAAACAGCTAAACTTGACTATTATACTCTAATTTATTCCAAAAGTTATGAATTTTATTGACCTTAGTACCAAAAAAAGTGCTTGATTTTTTGGGCTAGTTTTGAACAATACAACCGTTTTTTTATAAATTTTTGACGAAAATTTTCAAAATTTTTTAAAAAATACTTGCAATTTTTTAAAAACATGATATTATAGCGACCACTTAGCTCATTGACTGGCTAAGATATGGCTGGGTGGCAGAGTGGTCATGCAGCGGACTGCAACTCCGTGTACGCCGGTTCGATTCCGACCCCAGCCTCCATTTTTGATTGCTTTTAGCAATCCGCCCGGGTGGTGAAATTGGTAGACACAAGGGATTTAAAATCCCTCGCTCTTTTGAGCGTGCCGGTTCAAGTCCGGCTCCGGGCACCATTCATTTAAAATCCTTAGATACTCTCTAAGGATTTTTTATTTGTCCAAATAAATCATCTAACATCCGCCTCACTCCATCTATACTCCTTTAATTTAAAAATATACACCCAATAAACTTTAAAATTACCATAAACACAATGATGTTTGGGTGTAGCCTTGTGCAGTAATGTCATCAAAGGGCATGTTCAACACATCTCTACAAATCCGTGGTTATATCAAGTTTGTTAGGCATAAACCTTAAAACAATCCCATTTTATCAGCAAACAAAAAACCAAATCCGAATATC
This Moraxella sp. K1664 DNA region includes the following protein-coding sequences:
- a CDS encoding efflux RND transporter periplasmic adaptor subunit, which encodes MKFNLQVLTFSVLVATAALVGCGKNDQGAGGAGAGAAQQMPPATVEVQTVSLRSIPVVKSFSGRVTAVETSEVRPQVTGIIESVAFQEGSYVKAGQELYRLNRDNYISAANSSIAAIQTAEASLISARASLAAQEATLAQARADLARVEGLVDIDAVSKQLYDQYRTAVRTAQANVEAAKASVNQANASINSAKANRDASQLDMSRTIIRAPISGKIGISAVTAGALVSASQTTPLATISRTDMVYVDISQSSSELLRMRQQMASGQASEGSTEVQIVLEDGETYPLIGRLALSDASVDEATGAVKLRAVFPNPDGLLIPGMYVNANLAQSVVHNAMLLPQTAIIRTPKGETQVYVVNQNKQIEVRNVKTAGTFQGQWVVTDGLTNGESVVVVGGAKVKPEQAVETRPYSPNGQNTQGAGQAPAQGPVQNPNQAPSQAPNAQAPQQSGASQGQQAQQAQAPTAPAQNPAPVDDSDEQAEAQAMADAADDVAQ